A genomic stretch from Pseudomonas sp. MUP55 includes:
- a CDS encoding PilZ domain-containing protein, protein MFIERRIERHQLPYFLQVFNRLTDKPIGFLGDVSEDGLMLISQLPMMIGAEFELCLKIPGPHGEFQAVELTATCLWSREDVNPQHYDSGFRVLKACDGYTQLISALLHYFSFDPLQASV, encoded by the coding sequence ATGTTTATCGAACGACGGATCGAACGGCATCAGCTGCCTTACTTTTTGCAGGTGTTCAATCGGCTTACGGACAAGCCAATCGGGTTTCTGGGCGACGTCTCTGAAGACGGACTGATGCTGATCAGCCAGCTTCCGATGATGATCGGCGCAGAGTTTGAGCTGTGCCTGAAAATTCCAGGGCCGCACGGCGAGTTCCAGGCTGTGGAACTTACCGCCACTTGTCTGTGGAGCCGTGAAGATGTCAACCCGCAGCATTACGACTCGGGTTTCCGCGTGCTTAAGGCGTGCGATGGGTACACACAGTTGATCAGTGCTTTGTTGCATTACTTCAGTTTCGATCCGTTGCAGGCATCCGTCTGA
- a CDS encoding DUF4350 domain-containing protein, with protein MNRPLVWMALLLACLLGVGGLYAWHKAIPYEEVVDRGPSPQALANPYLAAEHFLRGQGVAVAHANGLEHLADLPATGHSLLLLGERSNMTPRQVEQLLAWTKAGGHLLLVAEALWDDETGKSGDLLLDRLNLRQSLSDDFDEPEPPRKKVAPDLTKLYVDNKTAPAYFSFDTDFNLTDPKHLAQFSANSAKSSHLMQVDLGSGRVTVITDSDLWKTPAIGKHDNAWLLWYLTQGTDVTLLFNSDVDNLLTLLIRYFPQALVALAALIALALWQAGMRQGPIQATAPKARRQLQEHLRASADFLLRRNGQGTLLQALQQDLLRTARRRHPGFEHLDTAEQWLVLERLTRQPSHIISQALGAPSLKRLSSADFSRQVACLQTLRNAL; from the coding sequence ATGAACCGCCCCTTAGTCTGGATGGCGCTGCTGCTGGCGTGCCTGTTGGGAGTAGGTGGCCTGTATGCCTGGCACAAGGCAATTCCCTATGAGGAAGTCGTGGATCGCGGCCCATCGCCGCAGGCACTGGCGAATCCTTACCTGGCGGCCGAGCACTTCCTGCGCGGGCAAGGCGTGGCGGTAGCGCACGCCAACGGGCTTGAGCACTTGGCCGACCTGCCCGCCACTGGCCATAGCCTGCTGTTGCTGGGGGAACGCAGCAACATGACCCCGCGCCAGGTTGAGCAGCTGCTGGCATGGACAAAAGCCGGCGGCCACCTGCTACTGGTGGCCGAAGCGTTATGGGATGACGAGACCGGAAAAAGCGGCGATTTGTTGCTCGATCGTCTCAATCTGCGCCAGTCCTTGAGTGACGACTTCGACGAGCCGGAGCCACCGCGCAAAAAAGTCGCGCCGGACCTCACCAAACTGTATGTCGACAATAAAACCGCGCCGGCGTACTTCAGTTTCGACACTGACTTCAACCTTACCGACCCCAAGCACTTGGCGCAGTTTTCAGCCAACAGCGCCAAGTCCAGCCATTTGATGCAAGTTGACCTTGGGTCAGGCCGGGTCACGGTGATCACCGACAGCGACCTGTGGAAAACCCCAGCCATCGGCAAACACGACAACGCCTGGCTGCTGTGGTACCTGACCCAGGGCACTGACGTAACCTTGCTGTTCAACAGCGACGTGGACAACCTGCTCACCCTGCTAATCCGCTATTTTCCCCAGGCCCTCGTCGCGCTTGCAGCACTGATTGCGCTGGCGCTCTGGCAAGCCGGCATGCGCCAGGGTCCGATCCAGGCGACCGCGCCCAAGGCACGGCGCCAACTGCAAGAACATCTGCGTGCCAGCGCCGACTTCCTGTTACGCCGCAACGGCCAAGGCACACTGCTGCAAGCCTTGCAGCAGGACCTGCTGCGCACCGCTCGACGGCGTCACCCCGGCTTCGAACACCTCGACACGGCCGAACAATGGCTGGTGCTGGAACGCCTGACGCGACAACCCTCTCATATCATCAGCCAGGCACTCGGCGCACCGTCGCTGAAACGGCTCTCCAGCGCCGACTTCAGCCGCCAGGTCGCGTGCCTGCAAACCCTCAGGAATGCCCTATGA
- the pyk gene encoding pyruvate kinase — protein sequence MSVRRTKIVATLGPASNSPEVLEQLILAGLDVARLNFSHGTPDEHKARAKLVRDLAAKHGRFVALLGDLQGPKIRIAKFANKRIELKIGDKFTFSTSHPLTEGTQDVVGIDYPDLVKDCGVGDELLLDDGRVVMRVDTATPTELHCTVIIGGPLSDHKGINRRGGGLTAPALTEKDKADIKLAAEMEVDYLAVSFPRDAADMEYARKLRDEAGGTAWLVAKIERAEAVADDETLDGLIKASDAVMVARGDLGVEIGDAELIGIQKKIILHARRHNKAVIVATQMMESMIQNPMPTRAEVSDVANAVLDYTDAVMLSAESAAGPYPLEAVQAMARICLGAEKHPTSKTSSHRIGKEFESCDQSIALAAMYTANHFPGVKAIIALTESGYTPLIMSRIRSSVPIYAFTPHREAQARAAMFRGVYTIPFDPASLAPNEVSQKAIDELVKRGVVEKGDWVILTKGDSYHTTGGTNGMKILHVGDPQV from the coding sequence ATGTCCGTTCGTCGTACCAAAATCGTCGCCACCCTTGGCCCGGCCAGCAACTCGCCGGAAGTCCTCGAACAGCTGATTCTGGCTGGTTTGGACGTTGCCCGTCTGAACTTCTCCCACGGCACCCCGGACGAGCACAAGGCTCGCGCCAAGCTGGTGCGTGACCTGGCCGCCAAGCACGGCCGCTTCGTGGCGCTGCTGGGTGACCTGCAAGGCCCGAAGATTCGTATCGCCAAATTCGCCAACAAGCGGATCGAGTTGAAGATCGGTGACAAATTCACCTTCTCCACCAGCCATCCGTTGACCGAAGGCACCCAGGACGTCGTCGGTATCGACTACCCGGACCTGGTCAAGGACTGCGGCGTTGGCGACGAACTGTTGCTGGACGACGGCCGCGTGGTGATGCGCGTCGACACCGCAACCCCGACCGAACTGCATTGCACCGTGATCATCGGCGGCCCGCTGTCCGACCACAAAGGCATCAACCGTCGCGGTGGCGGCCTGACCGCACCGGCCCTGACTGAAAAAGACAAGGCCGACATCAAGCTCGCCGCTGAAATGGAAGTGGATTACCTCGCCGTTTCCTTCCCGCGCGACGCCGCCGACATGGAATACGCCCGTAAACTGCGCGACGAAGCCGGTGGTACCGCCTGGCTGGTGGCGAAGATCGAACGTGCCGAAGCCGTGGCCGACGACGAAACCCTCGACGGCCTGATCAAGGCTTCCGACGCCGTGATGGTTGCCCGTGGTGACCTGGGCGTGGAAATCGGCGATGCCGAGCTGATCGGTATCCAGAAGAAGATCATCCTGCACGCACGCCGCCACAACAAAGCGGTGATCGTTGCGACGCAGATGATGGAGTCGATGATCCAGAACCCGATGCCGACCCGCGCCGAAGTGTCCGACGTGGCCAACGCCGTGCTCGACTACACCGACGCCGTGATGCTCTCGGCGGAAAGTGCCGCAGGCCCGTACCCGCTGGAAGCCGTGCAGGCCATGGCGCGTATCTGCCTCGGCGCCGAAAAGCACCCGACCAGCAAGACCTCCAGCCACCGTATCGGCAAAGAGTTCGAAAGCTGCGACCAGAGTATTGCCCTGGCCGCCATGTACACCGCCAACCACTTCCCGGGCGTAAAGGCGATCATCGCCCTGACCGAAAGTGGCTACACGCCGCTGATCATGTCGCGCATCCGTTCCTCGGTGCCGATCTACGCGTTCACCCCTCACCGCGAAGCCCAGGCTCGCGCGGCGATGTTCCGTGGCGTGTACACCATTCCGTTCGATCCGGCTTCGCTGGCACCGAACGAAGTCAGCCAGAAGGCTATCGACGAACTGGTCAAACGCGGCGTAGTCGAGAAAGGCGACTGGGTCATCCTGACCAAGGGCGACAGCTACCACACCACTGGCGGCACCAATGGCATGAAGATCCTGCACGTGGGCGACCCGCAGGTCTGA
- a CDS encoding MoxR family ATPase, with the protein MSDSPMATALTTEQRLQSASQQAQALRVELRKAVIGQDAVIDDVLTALIAGGHVLLEGVPGLGKTLLVRALARCFGGDFARIQFTPDLMPSDVTGHAVYDLQTEQFKLRKGPVFTHLLLADEINRAPAKTQAALLEAMQERQVTLEGEALPIGAPFMVLATQNPIEQEGTYPLPEAELDRFMLKVRMDYPDAQQELDMVREVSRSSRADMLDVQPLRTVLQAEDVVQMQQTASGMPLDEQVLDYAVRLARATRSWPGLAIGAGPRASIALVRGARARALLRGGEFVIPDDVKGCALAVLRHRVRLSPELDIDGLEVDQVITQLLDQTPAPRQ; encoded by the coding sequence ATGAGCGACTCTCCAATGGCCACTGCCCTGACCACCGAACAACGTCTTCAATCCGCCAGCCAACAGGCTCAGGCCCTGCGCGTTGAGTTGCGCAAGGCGGTCATTGGCCAGGACGCGGTGATCGACGACGTCCTCACCGCGCTGATTGCCGGTGGTCATGTGTTGCTCGAGGGCGTTCCCGGCCTGGGCAAGACGTTGCTGGTGCGGGCGTTGGCCCGTTGCTTTGGCGGCGACTTCGCGCGCATCCAGTTCACCCCGGACCTGATGCCCAGTGACGTCACCGGCCACGCGGTGTACGACCTGCAGACCGAACAGTTCAAGCTGCGCAAGGGCCCGGTATTCACTCACCTGCTGCTTGCCGACGAAATCAACCGTGCCCCGGCCAAGACCCAGGCGGCACTGCTCGAAGCCATGCAGGAGCGCCAAGTCACCCTGGAGGGCGAAGCTTTGCCCATCGGCGCGCCGTTCATGGTGCTGGCCACCCAGAACCCCATCGAGCAGGAAGGTACCTACCCCTTGCCCGAAGCCGAGCTGGACCGATTCATGCTCAAGGTGCGCATGGACTATCCCGACGCACAACAAGAGTTGGACATGGTGCGCGAAGTCAGCCGCTCGTCACGGGCCGACATGCTCGATGTGCAACCCTTGCGCACTGTGCTGCAAGCCGAAGACGTGGTGCAGATGCAGCAGACCGCCAGCGGCATGCCCCTGGATGAACAGGTCCTCGACTATGCCGTGCGCCTGGCGCGAGCGACGCGCAGCTGGCCGGGCCTGGCCATTGGTGCCGGTCCACGGGCCTCTATTGCCCTGGTTCGCGGCGCCCGTGCCCGCGCGCTGTTGCGTGGGGGCGAATTCGTGATCCCGGATGACGTCAAGGGCTGCGCCCTGGCGGTGCTGCGTCATCGCGTACGTCTTTCGCCCGAGCTGGACATTGACGGCCTGGAGGTAGATCAGGTGATCACGCAGTTGCTCGACCAGACCCCGGCACCCAGGCAGTAA
- a CDS encoding DUF58 domain-containing protein, producing MKPTRLLLTWLSVLLALNLLLGTSVALQFKVPNALHAIAWGLLLALLLLAILDAIRLRRRPSPRVHRTLPGSLALGRWGEVRLSLEHDYPQPLTAQVFDHVPDGLVVDNLPQSIPLRPGERGELGYRVRPVRRGHFSFSRCEIHVPSPLGLWSARRRIEASDATRVYPDFARISGAQLQGVDNWLSQLGVRQHQRRGPGLEFHQLREFRDGDSLRQIDWKATARQRTPIAREYEDERDQQIVFMLDCGRRMRSQDDELSHFDHALNACLLMSYVALRQGDAVGLCTFAGDQPRYLAPVKGSGQLNVLLNAVYDLQSTRQTADYEAAASQLLARQKRRALVIVVTNLRDEDDEALLGAIQRIGRHHRVLVASLREEILDQLRHAPVQTLPEALAYSGAVDYLNRRNQLHDRLGAHGLAVLDSVPSALGAALVTRYLRWKKAGVF from the coding sequence ATGAAACCGACCCGTCTGCTTCTGACCTGGCTGAGTGTGCTGCTGGCTCTCAATCTGCTGCTGGGTACGTCCGTGGCGTTGCAGTTCAAGGTGCCCAATGCCTTGCACGCGATCGCCTGGGGCTTGCTGCTGGCCCTGCTTTTGCTGGCGATACTGGATGCCATACGGCTGCGTCGCCGGCCGTCCCCGCGCGTGCACAGGACGCTGCCCGGCAGCCTGGCATTGGGACGCTGGGGCGAAGTGCGGCTGTCACTGGAACATGACTATCCCCAACCGCTGACCGCGCAGGTATTCGATCACGTGCCCGACGGACTGGTTGTGGATAACCTGCCCCAATCCATCCCACTGCGCCCAGGCGAACGTGGCGAATTGGGTTATCGGGTGCGCCCCGTGCGACGTGGACATTTCAGCTTCAGCCGCTGCGAAATCCACGTGCCCAGCCCCTTGGGATTGTGGTCGGCACGGCGCCGGATCGAAGCCAGCGATGCCACGCGCGTGTACCCGGATTTCGCCCGCATATCCGGTGCACAGTTGCAGGGGGTGGATAACTGGCTGAGCCAACTGGGCGTACGTCAGCATCAGCGGCGCGGGCCGGGACTGGAGTTTCATCAGTTACGCGAGTTTCGCGACGGTGACAGCCTGCGTCAGATCGACTGGAAAGCCACGGCACGCCAACGCACGCCGATTGCGCGCGAGTATGAGGATGAGCGCGACCAGCAGATTGTATTCATGCTCGATTGCGGCCGGCGCATGCGCAGCCAGGATGACGAGCTGTCCCACTTCGACCACGCGCTCAATGCCTGCTTGCTGATGAGTTATGTCGCCTTGCGCCAGGGCGATGCGGTAGGTCTGTGTACCTTTGCCGGCGACCAACCGCGTTACCTGGCGCCGGTCAAGGGCAGCGGCCAGTTGAACGTGTTGCTCAATGCGGTCTACGACCTGCAGAGCACACGCCAGACAGCCGACTATGAGGCCGCCGCCAGCCAGTTGCTGGCTCGGCAAAAACGCCGCGCATTGGTGATCGTGGTCACCAACCTGCGCGATGAAGACGATGAAGCACTGCTCGGGGCTATCCAGCGAATCGGTCGACACCACCGGGTACTGGTCGCGAGCTTGCGAGAGGAAATACTCGATCAGTTGCGCCACGCCCCGGTACAAACCCTACCCGAGGCACTGGCCTACAGCGGCGCGGTTGACTACCTCAACCGGCGAAACCAGCTGCATGATCGCCTGGGTGCGCATGGGTTGGCAGTACTGGACAGCGTGCCGTCGGCGTTGGGCGCCGCGCTGGTGACGCGTTATCTGCGCTGGAAAAAAGCCGGCGTGTTCTGA
- a CDS encoding iron-sulfur-binding ferredoxin reductase → MPELYVGERHWSVATGSNLLDALNQAGVAVPYSCRAGSCHACLVRCQGEVLDQQPDALNPAQRQDGWRLACQCQVVGDLQVEAFDPVRDGMAAQVVSADWLTASVLRLRLLPERGLRYRAGQHLVLWAGQVARPYSLASLPQEDPFLEFHLDCRLPGEFSNAARQLKTGDRLRLGELRGGALQYDPDWQSRPLWLFASGTGLGPLWGVLREALRQDHQGAIRLIHLAHDAEGHYLAAPLAALAASHPNVTVELWTAAQLDQALAQLRLVSRQTQALLCGHPVSVEAFAKRLFLAGLPRNQLLADVFLPRG, encoded by the coding sequence ATGCCCGAACTCTACGTCGGCGAACGCCATTGGTCGGTAGCCACCGGCAGCAACCTGCTGGATGCCTTGAACCAGGCGGGTGTGGCCGTGCCCTACAGCTGCCGCGCCGGAAGTTGCCATGCCTGCCTGGTACGTTGCCAGGGTGAGGTTTTGGACCAACAGCCTGACGCGTTGAATCCGGCGCAACGCCAGGACGGCTGGCGCCTGGCGTGCCAGTGCCAGGTTGTCGGCGATTTGCAGGTTGAAGCCTTCGACCCGGTGCGTGACGGTATGGCTGCCCAGGTCGTGAGTGCCGATTGGCTGACGGCGTCGGTGCTGCGTCTGCGCCTGCTCCCCGAACGCGGCCTGCGGTACAGGGCGGGGCAGCACCTGGTGCTGTGGGCGGGGCAGGTGGCGCGCCCGTATTCCCTGGCAAGTTTGCCCCAGGAAGACCCGTTCCTGGAGTTTCATCTGGATTGCCGCCTGCCCGGTGAATTCAGCAATGCGGCGCGACAATTGAAAACCGGTGATCGTCTGCGCCTGGGCGAGCTGCGCGGCGGGGCGCTGCAATACGACCCGGACTGGCAATCGCGGCCGCTGTGGCTGTTCGCCTCCGGCACCGGCCTGGGACCATTGTGGGGTGTGTTGCGTGAAGCGCTGCGCCAGGATCACCAAGGCGCTATCCGCCTGATTCACCTGGCCCATGACGCCGAAGGGCATTACCTGGCCGCGCCCTTGGCGGCGCTGGCCGCGAGCCATCCGAACGTGACCGTGGAATTGTGGACGGCGGCGCAGCTGGACCAGGCATTGGCGCAACTGCGGCTCGTTTCCAGGCAAACCCAGGCCTTACTCTGCGGGCACCCCGTCAGCGTCGAGGCGTTCGCCAAGCGCTTGTTCCTGGCGGGACTGCCGCGTAATCAACTGTTGGCCGACGTGTTCCTGCCCCGTGGTTGA
- a CDS encoding DUF4129 domain-containing protein gives MRLTDSSVVIRPRTSWEAMDLGVLMAREHRALLMSSWALVSLPVFILLTALLWQYPSYAIFLFWWLKPAFERLPLYILSKALFGETPSLKQAVRQWPRLLKGQLLASLTLRRLSLSRSFVLPVSQLEGLEGQARQQRLGVLQQRNAGAARWLTIIGIHLEIGLWFGCMALFYLFIPEQVELDWDWQRVALAAGAQGLWLEHLSNAFYALILVFWEPIYVACGFSLYLNRRTVLEAWDLELVFRRLRQRLSSVAPLLLIVVGLALVQLSPSAMADETPDSKPLSTQAANQSIKALLEKPPFKNPETVTRYRFGEEKPAAGRKAQGDGKLPGWLQHLLDNLNSNTFKHLALGLEILLWALVIGGLALVVWRYREWLRTFVSRRRRPHSKAEKPAPAQLFGLQVGVETLPDDIASAAEQLWPSQPREALGLLYRGLLSRLLHEFNLPLKSADTEGQVLERIHPLQHPQLLAFSHELTGHWQNLAYGHRLPPDAARQKLCSDWRALFSGGASQ, from the coding sequence ATGCGCCTGACTGACTCAAGCGTGGTCATCCGCCCGCGTACCTCCTGGGAAGCCATGGACCTGGGCGTACTGATGGCCCGGGAACATCGGGCATTGCTGATGAGCAGTTGGGCACTGGTAAGCCTGCCTGTGTTCATCCTGCTCACTGCGCTGCTGTGGCAGTACCCGTCTTACGCCATCTTCCTGTTCTGGTGGCTGAAGCCCGCGTTCGAGCGCTTGCCGCTGTACATTCTTTCCAAGGCCCTGTTTGGCGAAACGCCCAGCCTGAAACAGGCCGTTCGACAGTGGCCACGCCTGCTCAAGGGGCAATTGCTCGCCAGCCTGACCTTGCGTCGGCTGAGCTTGAGCCGCAGCTTCGTGTTGCCAGTGAGTCAGCTCGAAGGCCTGGAGGGTCAAGCGCGCCAGCAGCGCCTGGGCGTACTGCAACAGCGCAATGCGGGCGCCGCGCGCTGGTTGACGATCATCGGAATACACCTGGAAATCGGCCTGTGGTTCGGTTGCATGGCGCTGTTTTATCTATTCATCCCGGAGCAGGTCGAACTGGATTGGGACTGGCAGCGCGTGGCACTGGCGGCAGGCGCGCAGGGGCTATGGCTGGAACACCTGAGCAATGCCTTCTATGCGTTGATCCTGGTGTTCTGGGAACCCATCTATGTCGCCTGCGGCTTCAGCCTGTACCTGAACCGTCGCACCGTGCTGGAAGCCTGGGACCTGGAACTGGTGTTTCGAAGGTTGCGCCAACGCCTGAGCAGTGTGGCGCCGCTGTTGCTGATAGTCGTCGGGCTGGCACTGGTGCAACTGAGTCCATCGGCGATGGCCGATGAAACACCTGATTCAAAGCCCCTCAGCACCCAGGCGGCCAACCAATCGATCAAGGCATTGCTGGAAAAGCCGCCGTTCAAGAACCCCGAAACCGTGACCCGTTACCGTTTTGGCGAGGAAAAACCCGCCGCCGGCCGCAAAGCCCAAGGCGACGGCAAGCTGCCTGGCTGGCTCCAGCATCTGCTCGACAACCTCAACAGCAACACCTTCAAACACTTGGCCCTGGGCCTGGAGATACTGCTATGGGCCCTGGTGATTGGCGGGCTGGCCTTGGTGGTGTGGCGCTACCGTGAATGGCTGCGCACGTTTGTCAGCCGCAGACGGCGACCTCATTCCAAAGCCGAAAAACCTGCGCCGGCCCAGTTGTTCGGGCTGCAAGTGGGGGTCGAGACATTGCCCGACGACATCGCCAGCGCTGCCGAACAGCTATGGCCCAGCCAACCGAGAGAAGCCCTTGGCCTGCTCTATCGCGGCCTGCTCAGCCGGCTGCTGCATGAGTTCAACCTGCCGCTCAAAAGTGCCGACACCGAGGGCCAGGTACTGGAGCGCATCCACCCTTTGCAGCATCCGCAGTTGCTGGCATTCAGTCATGAGTTGACCGGTCACTGGCAAAACCTCGCCTATGGTCACCGCTTGCCTCCCGACGCCGCTCGGCAAAAGCTGTGCAGCGACTGGCGCGCACTCTTCAGCGGCGGAGCGAGCCAATGA
- a CDS encoding stage II sporulation protein M codes for MKQSLFENRHQQQWQTFAEQLQQLERGKACEVSDFPYHYRRLCQHLALAQERGYSSYLVDRLQQLALRGHQQLYRHRSQTTANVLAFILAGFPRLVREQWRFVLVASLLFFGSLLGIALLVYLFPDLIYSIVSPQQVAEMQSMYDPAASRLGRAAERASSEDWMMFGYYVMHNIGIAFQTFAAGLLFGLGSVFFLVFNGLTIGAVCGYLSEIGYGQTFWSFVIGHGAFELSAIALAGAAGLQLGWSLIAPGPLARSESLRLAARKSVQMLCGVMIFLLIAAFIEAYWSSTTTVAPWIKYLVGSALWLLVATYLIFAGRTYHAPD; via the coding sequence ATGAAGCAGAGCCTTTTCGAAAACCGTCACCAGCAGCAATGGCAAACCTTCGCCGAACAGCTGCAACAGCTGGAGCGAGGCAAAGCCTGCGAGGTATCCGACTTCCCTTATCACTACCGGCGGCTGTGCCAGCACCTGGCCCTGGCCCAGGAGCGCGGCTACAGCAGTTACCTGGTGGACCGCCTGCAACAACTGGCGCTGCGCGGCCATCAGCAACTGTATCGTCATCGCAGTCAAACGACGGCAAACGTACTGGCCTTCATCCTGGCCGGCTTCCCGCGTCTGGTGCGCGAACAGTGGCGCTTCGTACTGGTCGCCAGCCTGCTGTTCTTCGGCAGCCTGCTGGGCATCGCTTTGCTGGTCTACCTGTTCCCCGACCTGATCTACAGCATTGTCAGCCCGCAGCAGGTGGCCGAGATGCAAAGCATGTATGACCCCGCCGCGAGCCGCCTGGGGCGTGCGGCCGAACGTGCCTCCAGCGAAGACTGGATGATGTTTGGCTATTACGTGATGCACAACATCGGCATCGCCTTCCAGACCTTCGCCGCCGGCTTGCTGTTCGGCCTGGGCAGCGTGTTCTTCCTGGTATTCAACGGATTGACCATCGGGGCGGTCTGCGGGTACCTGAGTGAAATCGGCTACGGCCAGACGTTCTGGTCATTCGTGATCGGACATGGCGCCTTCGAGCTCAGCGCCATCGCTCTGGCCGGTGCAGCAGGCCTGCAACTGGGCTGGTCGCTGATCGCTCCAGGGCCGCTGGCACGCAGCGAATCCCTGCGCCTGGCCGCCCGCAAAAGCGTGCAGATGCTCTGCGGGGTCATGATATTCCTGCTGATCGCAGCGTTCATCGAAGCCTACTGGTCGTCCACCACGACCGTTGCCCCCTGGATCAAATACCTCGTGGGCAGCGCACTTTGGCTGCTGGTGGCTACCTACCTGATCTTCGCCGGCCGGACTTACCATGCGCCTGACTGA
- a CDS encoding tetratricopeptide repeat protein: MRILLVAALAVSVVGCTRWSMDHHLNNAYRAYGVGDCARVTLELSQVDRESRTRRYVQPEVSMLRGQCLERQKLFVDAAQTYQFIISQYPASEYAYRARARLDTLRQLGHTSGVSVAQPRPTSL, translated from the coding sequence ATGCGAATTTTGCTCGTTGCTGCCCTGGCCGTCAGTGTTGTCGGCTGCACCCGCTGGTCGATGGACCATCATTTGAACAATGCTTATCGCGCCTATGGGGTGGGTGACTGCGCGCGGGTCACCCTGGAATTGTCCCAGGTCGACCGTGAGAGCCGCACCCGTCGTTATGTGCAACCCGAGGTTTCGATGCTGCGCGGCCAGTGCCTGGAGCGGCAGAAGCTGTTCGTCGATGCCGCACAAACCTATCAATTCATCATCAGCCAATACCCGGCAAGCGAATACGCTTACCGCGCCCGAGCCCGGCTCGATACCCTGCGCCAGCTGGGCCATACCTCTGGGGTGAGTGTGGCGCAACCTCGGCCGACGTCTTTGTGA
- a CDS encoding fumarate hydratase has protein sequence MTVIKQDDLIQSVADALQFISYYHPVDFIQAMHEAYLREESPAARDSIAQILINSRMCATGHRPICQDTGIVTVFVRVGMDVRWDGATMGLDDMINEGVRRAYNLPENVLRASILADPAGARKNTKDNTPAVIHYSIVPGNTVEVDVAAKGGGSENKSKMAMLNPSDSIVDWVLKTVPTMGAGWCPPGMLGIGIGGTAEKAAVMAKEVLMESIDIHELKKRGPQNRIEEMRLELFEKVNQLGIGAQGLGGLTTVLDVKIMDYPTHAASLPVCMIPNCAATRHAHFVLDGSGPASLEAPSLDAYPEIVWEAGPSARRVNLDTLTPEEVQSWKPGETVLLNGKMLTGRDAAHKRMVEMLNKGETLPVDLKGRFIYYVGPVDPVREEVVGPAGPTTATRMDKFTRQILEQTGLLGMIGKSERGPTAIEAIKDHKAVYLMAVGGAAYLVAQAIKKSRVVAFAELGMEAIYEFDVKDMPVTVAVDSNGESVHITGPAIWQKKISESLAVEVQ, from the coding sequence ATGACCGTGATCAAGCAAGACGACCTGATTCAGAGCGTTGCCGACGCCCTGCAATTCATTTCCTACTACCACCCCGTTGACTTCATCCAGGCGATGCACGAGGCCTATCTGCGCGAAGAATCGCCGGCCGCCCGTGACTCGATCGCCCAGATTCTGATCAATTCGCGCATGTGCGCCACCGGCCATCGCCCGATCTGCCAGGACACCGGTATCGTCACCGTGTTCGTGCGCGTGGGCATGGACGTACGTTGGGATGGCGCCACCATGGGCCTGGACGACATGATCAACGAAGGCGTGCGTCGCGCCTACAACCTGCCGGAAAACGTCCTGCGCGCATCCATCCTGGCCGACCCGGCAGGCGCGCGTAAAAACACCAAGGACAACACCCCGGCAGTGATCCACTACTCCATCGTCCCGGGTAACACCGTGGAAGTGGACGTGGCCGCCAAGGGCGGTGGTTCCGAGAACAAGTCGAAAATGGCCATGCTCAACCCGTCCGACTCGATCGTCGACTGGGTGCTCAAGACCGTTCCGACCATGGGCGCCGGCTGGTGCCCACCGGGCATGCTCGGCATCGGCATCGGCGGCACCGCCGAGAAAGCCGCGGTGATGGCCAAGGAAGTGTTGATGGAATCCATCGACATCCACGAGCTGAAGAAGCGCGGCCCGCAGAACCGCATCGAAGAGATGCGCCTGGAGCTGTTCGAAAAGGTCAACCAACTGGGCATCGGCGCCCAGGGCCTGGGTGGCCTGACCACCGTGCTCGACGTGAAGATCATGGACTACCCGACCCACGCCGCGTCCCTGCCGGTGTGCATGATCCCCAACTGCGCCGCCACCCGCCACGCGCACTTCGTGCTCGACGGTTCGGGCCCGGCCTCGCTGGAAGCGCCATCGCTGGACGCCTACCCGGAAATCGTCTGGGAAGCCGGCCCATCGGCCCGTCGCGTCAACCTCGACACCCTGACGCCGGAAGAAGTGCAAAGCTGGAAGCCGGGCGAGACCGTGCTGCTCAACGGCAAGATGCTCACCGGTCGCGACGCGGCGCACAAGCGCATGGTCGAGATGCTGAACAAGGGCGAAACCCTGCCGGTGGACCTCAAGGGCCGCTTCATCTACTACGTCGGCCCGGTTGATCCGGTGCGCGAAGAAGTGGTTGGCCCGGCAGGCCCGACCACCGCGACGCGGATGGACAAGTTCACCCGTCAGATCCTCGAGCAGACCGGCCTGCTGGGCATGATCGGCAAGTCCGAGCGCGGCCCGACCGCCATCGAAGCGATCAAGGACCACAAGGCCGTGTACCTGATGGCCGTGGGTGGCGCCGCTTACCTGGTGGCGCAAGCCATCAAGAAATCGCGCGTCGTTGCGTTCGCCGAGCTGGGCATGGAAGCGATCTACGAGTTCGACGTGAAGGACATGCCGGTCACCGTTGCGGTGGACAGCAACGGCGAATCCGTACACATCACCGGTCCTGCCATCTGGCAGAAGAAGATCAGTGAGAGCCTGGCGGTGGAAGTGCAGTAA